GTTTTTGAGAAGGGCTGTTAATTTCCTTGAAGAAGAAAAGAGGATCAGCATCTAAATAGTCGACAATCTCAACAAAGCGATCGAGGGAGATCTTAGTTTGGCCGCGTTCCATTTTTGCATAACTGCTTTGGGTAATGCCTAAATGATTGGCGATTTCAGCTTGGTTGATACGACGGAGCTCACGGAGGTTCCGAATCCTTTTGCAAATTTCTTCGGCATTCATATTTCGACGATTCTTAAGCCAAAGAAAGAATTTGCTTTTCCTGAAACGTGTAAATATTGTTGAATTTGCCTACCGGATTTAAACTACAAAGTAGTCTAAATATGACTAACCAAACTCCATTAGTTTGCGGCGGTAAACCGAGAAGAGCTTGCTCTTACTCACGAAGCCAATGTACTTTCCATTTTCAACTACGGGGAGGTTCCAAGCGCCAGTAGATTGGAATTTCTTCATAACCTCATTCATGTTCTCCTCACTTTCGATAATGGCCGGCGGAGGGCTCATCAATTCAGACACGAAGGTTTCATCATAACGCTCACTCTCGAACATAATGCCACGGAAATCATCCAGGGTAAGCACGCCTACTAGTTCCTCATTGGCATCGATTACAGGAAATAAGTTTCGGCGGGAGCGACTCACCACCTTTACCAACTCCCCCAAATTCATTTCGGGGGAAACCTTCTTGAAATCGTCCTCAATCACCTTTTTTAGGCTGAGCAGAGTGAGAATGGCGTGGTCCTTATTATGGGTTATCAGCTCTCCTCTTTTCGCCAATTGCATATTGTAGATTGAGAAGGGCATTAGGTTTCGGGTTACCAGATAGGAGATGGTTGAAACCGCCATTAAAGGAATAAATAGATTATAGCCCGCCGTAATTTCGGCAATCATAAAGATGGCCGTCAGCGGAGCATGAAGCACTCCGGCCATTAGTCCTGTCATGCCTACAAGAGCGAAATTGGTGGTGTTGATATCACCAATGCCAAACTCCACAATAATAAAGGCAAAAACAAAGCCCAGGGCAGAGCCCACAAAAAGGGAAGGAGCAAAAATACCGCCAACCCCACCGGCACCAAAGGTGAATACAGCCGCCAAAATTTTAATGAAAACCAGACCTAATAATAAGATCATGATTACATAGGGGCCATCATATTTTTGGAAGAGGAAGCTTTCTTTTACAACTTCCAAAACATCACCATTCAACAGGGCATTTATGGTTTCATATCCTTCTCCATAGAGTGGCGGAATCAGCCAAATACTTAATCCGAGGGCAACGCCACCAAGGAGTAACTTCCGAAACTTATTCTCAATTTTAGTGAAGAAATCATCGAAGTAGAAATAAACCTTATTAAAGTAAACGGATACTAAGGCCGTAAAAACACCCAGCAGGCCATACCAGGGTAAATCCTCAATGCGGAAAGGGTCAATAGAAGAATAATGGAATAGTGAATCGTTACCTTCCATAAAGATGGAAGTCACTGCTCCGGAAACCGAAGCCAATAAAAGGGGAACCAGGGAAACTAAAGTCAGGTCGAGGCTGAAAATCTCAATTGTAAAAATGATGGCTGCAATTGGCGCATTAAAAATAGAAGCGATAGCTCCAGCTGTAGCACAGCCAATCATCAATATTCGTTGGCGGTAGTTCAGGTGCATCAATCGCCCCAGATTACTGCCAATAGCTGATCCCGTACTAACGGTAGGTCCTTCCAGACCAACAGAGCCCCCAAAACCCACCGTAAAAACGGAGGTAATTACCGAGGCGAACATCTTATGAGACTTGATAAAGCCGCTGCGGCGGGATATGGCAAATAGGGCGGAAGGAATACCTTCTCCAACGGGAACCCTAATCCAGCGCTTTACTAAAAGTGTGAGTGCAACCCCAACAATTGGAAAGAGGAAGTAATACACATTGAAATACTGGTTGAGGTATCCCGAGTGTATAATTTCCTGTATAAAGTGAGTGGTATTCTTTAAAAGCACCGCCACTAATCCCGCTATTAAGCCTACAATAACACTCAAGATCAGCACAAAGCGATCTTGGGGGATATTCTTGGCTCGCCACAACAGGAACTTACCCAGTAGGCTATGGGGTTTTTGTGCCATTAATCGATTTGGGGACGAAGGTCGATGCCCAGTTCAGTTAATTGCAAGGTATCAATTGGGGCCGGACTGTTAATCATTAAGTCACGACCTGCATTGTTTTTCGGGAAGGCAATAAAATCGCGAATAGTTTCTGAACCACCTAAAAGCGCCACCAGTCGGTCAAAGCCAAAGGCAATACCACCGTGAGGAGGAGCTCCATATTCGAAGGCGTCCATTAAGAAACCAAATTGAGCCTTGGCCTCTTCATCGCTAAAGCCCAACATTTCGAACATACGACTTTGTACTTTGCGATCGTGGATACGAATAGAGCCACCACCGATCTCATTGCCATTCAAAACCATATCGTAGGCATTGGCTCTAACCTTGCCGGGATCGGTATCTAATAGTGCAATGTCTTCGGGCTTAGGCGAAGTAAAGGGGTGGTGCATGGCATGGTAGCGGCCACTTTCCTCATCCCATTCCAATAATGGGAAATCCAAGACCCATAATGGGGCATATTCATCCGGATTGCGCAATCCGAGCTCTTCACCCATGTATAAGCGCAATTCGCTCATGGCCTTGCGAGTCTTGTTCTCACTACCCGCCAGAATCAATAAAAGGTCGCCGGCCTCGCTGCCAGCGGCTTTATGCCATTCGGCCTGAGCCTCTTCATTAAAGAATTTATCTACGGATGATTTATAAGTACCGTCTTCATTGTACTTCGAATAAATCAATCCCTGCATTCCAATTTGGGGACGCTGCACCCACTTGGTAAGGGCGTCTAATTGTTTGCGGCTGTAGCCTGATGCGCCAGGAACGGAAATCCCGAGCACTACTTCTGCCTGATCAAAAACCACAAAGCCCTTGTCCTTAGCTAAATCGTTTAAATTCTTAAGCTCCATTCCAAAACGGATATCGGGCTTATCATTACCATAGCGCTCCATGGCTTCGGCATAGGTCATTCGAGGAACGGAATCGATATCCACACCTTTAACTTCCTTAAGCAGGCTCTTGATCAAACCTTCAAATTGTTGAAGGATGTCTTCCTGCTCTACAAAGGCCATTTCGCAGTCGATCTGCGTAAATTCAGGCTGACGGTCGGCACGTAAATCTTCATCGCGGAAGCAACGCACAATTTGGTAATAGCGATCATAGCCCGAAACCATTAAGAGCTGCTTGAAGGTTTGCGGGGATTGCGGTAGGGCGTAAAACTGACCTTGGTTCATCCGCGAAGGCACCACAAAATCACGTGCTCCTTCCGGGGTGGATTTGATCAGATAAGGGGTTTCGATTTCCAGGAAGTCGGCATCATTTAAAAATGAGCGCACTGCCTGAGCTACCTTATGACGAAGTTTAATACTCGCTTGTAAAGGATTACGACGCAGGTCGAGGTAGCGGTATTTCATGCGCAGTTCCTCACCGCCATCGGTGTCATTCTCAATAGTAAAAGGCGGGGTTTTAGCGGCGTTTAAGATCTCTAGATTATTGACTTTAATTTCAATTTCACCGGTAGCCATATTGGGATTTTTGCTTTCGCGTTCCAATACTTCACCTTCAATAGCAATCACAAATTCGCGACCCACTTTGCGGGCTTTCTCTTGCAAATCTGCGTCCCAGCCATCATTAAAAGCCAATTGCGTTATTCCATAACGATCTCGCAAATCGATAAAAGTCATTCCACTCAAGATGCGACTGCGTTGTACCCAGCCACTCAATTTTACTTTTTCGCCGATATGCGAAGCATTCAATTCTCCGCAATGATGAGATCGATACATTAACTTGATTTTAGCCGGCAAAATTACAATATCGCTTGGGCATGCCTATTTTTGAAACGGAAAAATAATCGCCCCTTTTCGACTATGATTGAGCCCTTTAATGATGAGTATTTTATGCGTAAGGCCCTGGAAGAGGCCCAACTGGCTTATGAGGAGGACGAAATCCCGGTGGGAGCAGTAGTTGTGAGTCAGGGGAAAATTATTGGTCGAGGCCATAATATGACCGAGCGCCTTAACGATGTAACGGCTCATGCGGAGATGTTAGCGATTACCGCGGCGGCTAATTATCTGGGAGGTAAGTACCTGCGTAATTGCACCTTATATGTTACCCTCGAGCCATGCAGTATGTGCGCCGGGGCTTTGTTTTGGACGCAAATTTCGAAGGTAGTCTTTGGGGCTTCCGATGAAAAAAGAGGATACCGCGAATTTGGATCACGATTACATCCTAAAACCCAACTGGTTGAGGGAATTTTACGTAATGAGAGTACAGAGCTGTTACAACAATTTTTTCGTTCTAAACGAAAAAAATGATTTTGGCTTGATATTGGATTAAACCAAAACCCAAAATTTTACGTATATTAAGAGGAACCAAAACCCCTGATCTAATGGTAATCACAAATTTTCAAATCCGAAAGACCTTGCAATGGGCACCCGTGGCGCTCTTGTTCTTGGCTATTGCCGATGTGGTCTTGTATTTTATTCCAGGATTTTTGGGTGGCCTTAAGATTAATGGCTACCTCACCTCTTTAATCTTGTTGAGCATTGTAGCCTTTTACGCTTATGTTGGCTATCCGATGTTTAGCATGAATTTGCGCAAGGATAAAATCACTTTCCGATCGCATCTAGCTTTAAGTACCCTCTTTGGGAAAACCTTGGTGGTACCTCGAATGAACATCACCAATTTGCAACTCGATTTTAGTGGTCTCCGCGATAAGCTGGTTGTAACCTACGTAAACCGTGAAGGCAAAGAAGTAGATCAGAAGTTTTCCATCAGCATTTTAAGCGAGCGAAAGAAGCGTATGCTGGTGCAGGCCGTTGAGGACTTCAATCGTGAGAAGTCGGCCCAGAGTTTACACCTCTTTATTTGATCATAATAAAACTTTATATCCGCCCCGTCGATTATCGTCGGGGTTTTTTTGTTTGTAATTTTGCCACTCAAATTAAAACACAGTATCTATGTATCCCGAAGATATTATTGCCCCTATGCGCGCCGACCTCACTGATGCCGGTATTACTGAAACCCGCAGCAAAGAGGAAGTAGAACAAAATATTAAGTCCGAAGGCACCACCCTGGTAGTGATCAATTCGGTTTGTGGTTGCGCAGCAGCCAATGCTCGTCCGGCCGTGAAAATGGCAGCCCAGCACGCTAAAACTCCAGATCGCATGATTACTGCCTTTGCAGGTAATGATGTGGATGCAGTAAATACTGCCCGTGCATTAATGGCACCATTCCCTCCTTCATCTCCTAGTATTGCCCTTTTTAAAGATGGTAAACTGGTGCATATGATCGAGAGACATCATATCGAAGGTCGCCAAGCGGAAGTAATCGCTCAGAACTTAACGGCTGCTTTCGACGAGTACTGTTAAGCATCAGCTTTATGATATTCAAAGCCAGAATTCTTCGGAGTTCTGGCTTTTTTGTTTGGGCTTAACCTAAGCCAAAGAAATCGCGTAAGCCGCTGAGGATACTTTGCATGGCATAAGCAGCCAGGATCAACCCCATTACCTTACTGATTACGGTGATACCATAGCTGCCCACAATTTTTTGCACTCGATTGGCGGCTAAAAGTAGAATCATTGTAAGCCCTAAAACCACCAGCACTAAAAGACTAGTTAAGGCTTGTTCTTGAATACTGTAAAGATGATTGTCGGTAAGAAGTACTACAGCCATAATGGCCCCTGGTGAAGCAATGGAAGGAATCGCTACCGGGAAAACCGTTACATGTTTATAATCCGAAATTAAGTGCTGTTCCGACATCGGTTTACCTTCCCCAAAAATCATGGTAAGGGCAAAGAGAAAGAGAATTAGACCCCCTGAAATTTGAAAGGCATCTAAACTTACTTCCATTCCCTCCAAAATCAATTGACCCACTACTATAAAGAAAAGTAAAATCAGGGCGGCTAAAAGACTGGCTCGAATGGCTACTTTTTTCTTCTCAGAGTCGGCTAAGGATTTGGTGGCTTCCAGGTACACCGGAACCGAGCCAATGGGGTCCACTACTGCTATTAAAAAGAGGATTTTGGTAAGGATGGCCAGAAACATTAGCGAATACGTTTAGCGGTGGTATGGAAAGATAAACCTTGTTGGCCGGAAGTAGAAATCATTACCGCCTCGAAAAGTGGATCGCTGGCTAATGAATCCTGGGCCCAGCTAAAAAGGAAATTGGCACCGCTACCACCACTGCGGTCTTTTTGATCAATTACCCATTCCAAGGTTTCCAGAGCTTCAAGTTTTACGGAGTGATCGAGGTAGTTTTTAATCGCCTCTCCATGGGTATTGTAATACTCGGCTTTGCTTAAATAAAGTGGGTACTCGGGATCGGTATTGCGCAGGCTGATGGTGATTGTTAAATCCTCGCTGCGCGCCTGACTTTTACTGTAAATATGTGAGTATACCGAAAGGTAGCTTTGGCCAGATTCCAAACCGGAGGGAATATTGCTGGCCTGACCTTTAAAAGCTGATTTAGCTTGGCCTTGAGCTTCGGGGGCTGGATTACAACTCAGGATCAAAACTGAGCAAAGAAGG
The Croceimicrobium hydrocarbonivorans genome window above contains:
- a CDS encoding helix-turn-helix domain-containing protein, with amino-acid sequence MNAEEICKRIRNLRELRRINQAEIANHLGITQSSYAKMERGQTKISLDRFVEIVDYLDADPLFFFKEINSPSQKPNRPYRQNNQNRSQWEESLGYNLYVVAQQNEELMDLLEGLKPRSA
- a CDS encoding chloride channel protein, translated to MAQKPHSLLGKFLLWRAKNIPQDRFVLILSVIVGLIAGLVAVLLKNTTHFIQEIIHSGYLNQYFNVYYFLFPIVGVALTLLVKRWIRVPVGEGIPSALFAISRRSGFIKSHKMFASVITSVFTVGFGGSVGLEGPTVSTGSAIGSNLGRLMHLNYRQRILMIGCATAGAIASIFNAPIAAIIFTIEIFSLDLTLVSLVPLLLASVSGAVTSIFMEGNDSLFHYSSIDPFRIEDLPWYGLLGVFTALVSVYFNKVYFYFDDFFTKIENKFRKLLLGGVALGLSIWLIPPLYGEGYETINALLNGDVLEVVKESFLFQKYDGPYVIMILLLGLVFIKILAAVFTFGAGGVGGIFAPSLFVGSALGFVFAFIIVEFGIGDINTTNFALVGMTGLMAGVLHAPLTAIFMIAEITAGYNLFIPLMAVSTISYLVTRNLMPFSIYNMQLAKRGELITHNKDHAILTLLSLKKVIEDDFKKVSPEMNLGELVKVVSRSRRNLFPVIDANEELVGVLTLDDFRGIMFESERYDETFVSELMSPPPAIIESEENMNEVMKKFQSTGAWNLPVVENGKYIGFVSKSKLFSVYRRKLMEFG
- the aspS gene encoding aspartate--tRNA ligase; translation: MYRSHHCGELNASHIGEKVKLSGWVQRSRILSGMTFIDLRDRYGITQLAFNDGWDADLQEKARKVGREFVIAIEGEVLERESKNPNMATGEIEIKVNNLEILNAAKTPPFTIENDTDGGEELRMKYRYLDLRRNPLQASIKLRHKVAQAVRSFLNDADFLEIETPYLIKSTPEGARDFVVPSRMNQGQFYALPQSPQTFKQLLMVSGYDRYYQIVRCFRDEDLRADRQPEFTQIDCEMAFVEQEDILQQFEGLIKSLLKEVKGVDIDSVPRMTYAEAMERYGNDKPDIRFGMELKNLNDLAKDKGFVVFDQAEVVLGISVPGASGYSRKQLDALTKWVQRPQIGMQGLIYSKYNEDGTYKSSVDKFFNEEAQAEWHKAAGSEAGDLLLILAGSENKTRKAMSELRLYMGEELGLRNPDEYAPLWVLDFPLLEWDEESGRYHAMHHPFTSPKPEDIALLDTDPGKVRANAYDMVLNGNEIGGGSIRIHDRKVQSRMFEMLGFSDEEAKAQFGFLMDAFEYGAPPHGGIAFGFDRLVALLGGSETIRDFIAFPKNNAGRDLMINSPAPIDTLQLTELGIDLRPQID
- a CDS encoding nucleoside deaminase yields the protein MIEPFNDEYFMRKALEEAQLAYEEDEIPVGAVVVSQGKIIGRGHNMTERLNDVTAHAEMLAITAAANYLGGKYLRNCTLYVTLEPCSMCAGALFWTQISKVVFGASDEKRGYREFGSRLHPKTQLVEGILRNESTELLQQFFRSKRKK
- a CDS encoding BrxA/BrxB family bacilliredoxin — encoded protein: MYPEDIIAPMRADLTDAGITETRSKEEVEQNIKSEGTTLVVINSVCGCAAANARPAVKMAAQHAKTPDRMITAFAGNDVDAVNTARALMAPFPPSSPSIALFKDGKLVHMIERHHIEGRQAEVIAQNLTAAFDEYC
- a CDS encoding MarC family protein is translated as MFLAILTKILFLIAVVDPIGSVPVYLEATKSLADSEKKKVAIRASLLAALILLFFIVVGQLILEGMEVSLDAFQISGGLILFLFALTMIFGEGKPMSEQHLISDYKHVTVFPVAIPSIASPGAIMAVVLLTDNHLYSIQEQALTSLLVLVVLGLTMILLLAANRVQKIVGSYGITVISKVMGLILAAYAMQSILSGLRDFFGLG
- a CDS encoding DUF3124 domain-containing protein: MKHWFFFLLCSVLILSCNPAPEAQGQAKSAFKGQASNIPSGLESGQSYLSVYSHIYSKSQARSEDLTITISLRNTDPEYPLYLSKAEYYNTHGEAIKNYLDHSVKLEALETLEWVIDQKDRSGGSGANFLFSWAQDSLASDPLFEAVMISTSGQQGLSFHTTAKRIR